The region GCGACGGCGGAAGCCGCGAAGCCGCCAAGAAGGTCCAGACCTGGAAAGGTTTATTCTAAACAGATTTCCCCCTTTGTGTACTTCGTGGTTAGCTGCTCTGAACGATCAACCGGTCCCGGCCCTGGTCCGAACTTCGCGAACAAGCCTTTCGCCGAGTTCGTCCTCCGCGACATCCAGGTCGTAGTCGGTCTGGATGCCCAGCCAGAACTGGGGAGAAGTGCCGAAGTACCGGCTCAGGCGGAGGGCCGTGTCAGCCGTGATCCGCCTCTTCCCCAGAACGATCTCGTTGATACGCCGTGCCGGAACGCCGAGGTCCAGGGCCAGCCGGTTCTGGCTCAG is a window of bacterium DNA encoding:
- a CDS encoding HigA family addiction module antitoxin — encoded protein: MTKLKPIHPGEILLEEFLAPLGLSQNRLALDLGVPARRINEIVLGKRRITADTALRLSRYFGTSPQFWLGIQTDYDLDVAEDELGERLVREVRTRAGTG